A genome region from Bradyrhizobium sp. WSM1417 includes the following:
- a CDS encoding tripartite tricarboxylate transporter substrate binding protein, giving the protein MRTSARIWAAAIACLTIAASETAWAEAWPTRAIKIVVSTPAGGITDAFARAYGDYISQKLGQPVIVENKTGASGALAAQSVKDSPADGYTLMYTISSTLLGNRLLLKSLAYDPDKDFTIVAVTPSGHLPLVVHSATNAKTIEEFVAYARGNKVTAGSYGIGSFAHIAIAELNRQFGLDISIVHYRGEAPMWQDLAAGVIQAAVGSYQAALPVLDTGIGRPIAVPTPVRMKKLPETKTFAEQGVTGNVFQLISFTALVAPAAMPADRIDILAKLMVEGGKTERVQKLLDAFGVDQPAMDRASSLALYEKEGPIWLESIKTLGLEPQ; this is encoded by the coding sequence GTGCGGACATCCGCGAGAATTTGGGCTGCCGCGATTGCATGCCTGACGATAGCCGCTTCTGAAACGGCTTGGGCCGAGGCCTGGCCGACCCGGGCCATCAAGATCGTCGTCTCCACGCCGGCAGGCGGCATCACCGATGCCTTCGCCCGCGCCTATGGCGACTATATCTCGCAGAAGCTTGGCCAGCCGGTCATTGTCGAAAACAAAACCGGAGCCAGCGGTGCGCTGGCAGCACAGTCGGTAAAGGATTCCCCGGCCGACGGTTACACGCTGATGTATACGATCTCGTCCACCTTGCTCGGTAACCGGCTGCTGCTGAAATCGCTGGCCTATGATCCGGACAAGGATTTCACGATCGTCGCGGTGACGCCTTCGGGGCATCTGCCGCTGGTGGTCCATTCCGCCACGAATGCAAAGACGATCGAAGAGTTCGTCGCGTACGCACGTGGCAACAAGGTCACGGCCGGCTCATACGGGATCGGCTCGTTCGCGCACATTGCGATCGCCGAGCTCAACCGGCAATTCGGTCTGGACATTTCCATCGTGCACTACCGCGGCGAAGCGCCGATGTGGCAGGATTTGGCCGCCGGGGTGATCCAGGCGGCGGTCGGCAGCTATCAGGCTGCGCTTCCGGTGCTCGATACCGGCATCGGCCGCCCGATTGCCGTGCCGACACCGGTGCGCATGAAGAAGCTGCCCGAGACCAAGACATTTGCCGAACAAGGGGTCACCGGCAATGTCTTCCAGCTCATCAGCTTTACCGCGCTGGTGGCGCCCGCTGCGATGCCGGCAGACCGGATCGACATACTTGCCAAGCTGATGGTCGAAGGCGGCAAGACGGAGCGCGTGCAGAAGCTGCTCGATGCCTTCGGCGTCGATCAGCCGGCCATGGATCGCGCGTCCTCGCTTGCGCTTTACGAAAAAGAAGGGCCGATCTGGCTCGAGTCGATCAAGACGCTCGGATTGGAGCCGCAATAG
- a CDS encoding ABC transporter permease produces MKEGRPRSFYVLAIFFAAYTLFLYGPMIAIYVLSFQGPQGGLTFPMNGVSTFWIAKLFQGTGIVDLGAAFRRSLLLGIIVMIVTVVLSVAAGMAFRRKFKAQGILFYSAIASLIVPSIITSLGISLEFRIIDDLIKGTFNENFETSMGLLTSGLGAHLTWTLPFGLLIMFAIFNRFDPRLEEAARDLGATPWQAFRHVVLPIILPSVIGIGLFGFTLSWDELARSSQAIGAVNTLPLDLQGLTTTVTNPDIYALGTVISAVSFTVIALALGTIHMLNKRQAAKGSDAGKGLV; encoded by the coding sequence ATGAAGGAAGGACGCCCGCGCTCTTTCTACGTGCTTGCGATCTTCTTCGCGGCCTACACGCTGTTTCTCTACGGTCCGATGATCGCGATCTACGTGCTGTCGTTCCAGGGGCCGCAGGGCGGCCTCACCTTCCCGATGAACGGCGTGTCGACTTTCTGGATCGCAAAACTGTTCCAGGGCACCGGCATCGTCGATCTCGGCGCGGCCTTTCGCCGTTCGCTGCTGCTCGGCATTATTGTAATGATCGTCACCGTCGTGCTGTCGGTTGCCGCCGGCATGGCGTTTCGCCGCAAGTTCAAAGCGCAAGGCATCCTGTTCTACTCGGCGATCGCGAGCCTCATCGTGCCCTCGATCATCACCTCGCTCGGCATCTCGCTCGAATTCCGCATCATCGACGATCTGATCAAGGGCACCTTCAACGAGAATTTCGAGACCTCGATGGGCCTGCTCACTTCGGGCCTCGGTGCACATCTGACCTGGACGCTGCCGTTCGGCCTGCTCATCATGTTCGCGATCTTCAACCGCTTCGACCCGCGGCTCGAGGAAGCCGCGCGCGATCTCGGCGCGACGCCGTGGCAGGCCTTCCGTCATGTCGTGCTGCCGATCATCCTGCCCTCCGTGATCGGCATTGGACTGTTCGGCTTCACGCTGTCCTGGGACGAACTCGCGCGTTCCAGCCAGGCGATCGGGGCGGTGAACACGCTGCCTCTCGATCTCCAGGGCCTCACCACCACCGTGACGAATCCCGACATCTACGCACTCGGCACCGTGATCTCGGCCGTCTCGTTCACGGTGATCGCGCTTGCGCTCGGCACCATCCACATGCTCAACAAGCGGCAGGCGGCCAAAGGCTCGGACGCCGGCAAAGGGCTTGTCTGA
- a CDS encoding aspartate/glutamate racemase family protein produces the protein MRLHVVNPNTTASMTAKIAAAARSVALPDTLIDARQPAMGPVSIEGFYDEAFAVPGMLGCIREADRDGADAHIIACFDDTGLDAARAAAKAPVIGIGEAGFHMASLIAARFAVVTTLGVSIVPIEHNLRKYGLADRCVRVRAAEMPVLALEERNTDALAKISTEITAAIRDDRAEAIVLGCAGMADLANELAATHGLPVIDGVAAAVTFAESLVRLGLKTSRLGPYAAPRSKTYSGPFSPFQP, from the coding sequence ATGCGGCTTCACGTCGTCAACCCCAACACCACGGCGTCCATGACGGCGAAGATCGCCGCTGCGGCGCGCAGCGTCGCCCTGCCCGACACATTGATCGATGCGCGCCAGCCCGCGATGGGCCCGGTCTCGATCGAGGGATTTTACGACGAGGCGTTCGCGGTGCCCGGCATGCTCGGCTGCATCCGCGAGGCCGATCGCGACGGCGCGGACGCGCACATCATCGCCTGCTTCGACGATACCGGCCTCGACGCCGCGCGCGCCGCGGCAAAGGCACCCGTGATCGGCATTGGCGAGGCGGGCTTCCACATGGCGAGCCTGATCGCCGCGCGCTTCGCCGTGGTGACGACACTCGGTGTCTCCATCGTGCCGATCGAACATAATTTGCGGAAATACGGCCTCGCCGATCGCTGCGTCCGCGTCCGCGCTGCCGAGATGCCGGTGCTCGCGTTGGAGGAGCGCAACACCGATGCGCTCGCAAAAATCTCCACGGAAATCACAGCCGCGATCCGCGACGACCGCGCAGAGGCCATCGTGCTCGGTTGCGCCGGCATGGCCGATCTCGCCAATGAACTCGCCGCCACTCACGGCCTGCCCGTGATCGACGGCGTCGCCGCCGCGGTGACCTTTGCGGAATCACTGGTGCGACTGGGACTGAAAACCTCCCGGCTCGGACCCTATGCGGCGCCCCGATCCAAGACCTATTCAGGTCCGTTTTCGCCGTTTCAGCCCTGA
- a CDS encoding gamma carbonic anhydrase family protein: MAIYELDGQAPDLPADGNYFIAETATVIGRVRLKPGASVWFGAVLRGDNEWIEIGEGANVQDGSTCHTDLGFPLHIGRNCTIGHNVILHGCTIEEGALVGMGSIVMNGARIGRNSIVGAGSVITEGKEFPERSLIIGSPARVIRTLDDAQVQKMGSAAKFYVANGPRFTKGLKRIG; this comes from the coding sequence ATGGCGATCTACGAGCTCGACGGGCAGGCGCCCGACCTTCCCGCCGACGGCAACTACTTCATCGCCGAGACCGCCACCGTGATCGGCCGCGTGCGCCTGAAGCCGGGCGCGAGCGTCTGGTTCGGTGCGGTGCTGCGCGGCGACAATGAGTGGATCGAGATCGGCGAGGGCGCCAACGTGCAGGACGGCTCGACCTGCCACACCGATCTCGGTTTTCCGCTTCACATCGGCAGGAACTGTACGATCGGCCATAACGTCATCCTGCACGGCTGCACCATCGAGGAGGGCGCACTCGTCGGCATGGGCTCCATCGTGATGAACGGCGCCAGGATCGGCCGCAACAGCATCGTCGGCGCCGGCTCCGTCATCACCGAGGGCAAGGAATTTCCCGAACGGTCCCTGATCATCGGCTCGCCGGCGCGGGTCATCCGCACGCTCGACGACGCCCAGGTGCAGAAGATGGGGAGCGCGGCGAAGTTCTACGTCGCGAACGGCCCGCGCTTCACCAAGGGCCTCAAGCGGATCGGGTGA
- a CDS encoding PotD/PotF family extracellular solute-binding protein: MTETTRKKGLSRRTLLKSTAGLAGLAAGSGAITGFPYVMSAEPKVLRYLGTAVNEGDEISKQCLKDTGIKIEYITATTDDVTKRVMTQPNSFDVLDTEYFALKKIVPSGNILALDARKIKEFDNITPVFTKGVTPGGKKIGGQGTAPWKVLYLEGKDSKKFATSATEFVTLIPTVYNADTLGIRPDIIKRPISSWAELLNPEFKGKASILNIPSIGIMDAAMVVEATGKYKYADKGNMTKEEIDLTMKVMTEAKKAGQFRAFWKDFNESVNLMASGETVIQSMWSPAVTKVRSMGIACTFQPLKEGYRSWASGFCVSKGVSGAKLEWAYEFVNWFLSGYAGAYLNRQGYYSAVLSTAKAHMEPYEWAYWMEGKAAEKDIKAPDGSLLEKAGAVRDGGSYEDRMGGVACWNAVMDENDYMVRKWNEFIAA, encoded by the coding sequence ATGACCGAAACGACCAGGAAGAAGGGCCTTAGCCGCCGCACGCTACTGAAGAGCACCGCGGGTCTCGCCGGCCTTGCCGCCGGCTCCGGCGCCATCACCGGCTTCCCTTATGTCATGTCGGCCGAGCCGAAGGTGCTGCGCTATCTCGGCACCGCCGTGAACGAGGGCGACGAGATCTCCAAGCAATGCCTGAAGGACACCGGCATCAAGATCGAATACATCACCGCGACCACCGACGACGTCACCAAGCGCGTGATGACCCAGCCGAATTCCTTCGACGTGCTCGACACCGAATATTTCGCGCTGAAGAAGATCGTGCCCTCTGGCAACATCCTTGCGCTCGACGCCAGGAAGATCAAGGAATTCGACAACATCACGCCGGTCTTCACCAAGGGCGTCACTCCCGGCGGCAAGAAGATCGGCGGCCAGGGCACCGCGCCCTGGAAGGTGCTCTATCTCGAAGGCAAGGATTCCAAGAAGTTCGCGACGTCCGCCACCGAATTCGTCACCCTGATCCCGACCGTCTACAACGCCGACACGCTCGGTATCCGCCCCGATATCATCAAGCGTCCGATCAGCTCGTGGGCCGAGTTGCTCAACCCTGAGTTCAAGGGCAAGGCCTCGATCCTCAACATCCCCTCAATCGGCATCATGGATGCCGCGATGGTCGTGGAAGCCACCGGCAAGTACAAATATGCCGACAAGGGCAACATGACCAAGGAAGAGATCGATCTCACCATGAAGGTGATGACCGAGGCCAAGAAGGCCGGTCAGTTCCGCGCCTTCTGGAAAGACTTCAACGAGAGCGTCAACCTGATGGCCTCGGGCGAGACGGTCATCCAGTCGATGTGGTCGCCGGCGGTGACGAAGGTCCGTTCGATGGGCATTGCCTGCACCTTCCAACCGCTCAAGGAAGGCTATCGCTCCTGGGCCTCGGGCTTCTGCGTCTCCAAGGGCGTCTCGGGTGCGAAGCTCGAATGGGCCTATGAGTTCGTCAACTGGTTCCTGTCCGGCTACGCCGGCGCCTATCTCAACCGCCAGGGCTACTACTCAGCCGTGCTCTCCACCGCGAAGGCGCATATGGAGCCTTACGAGTGGGCCTATTGGATGGAAGGCAAGGCGGCCGAGAAGGACATCAAGGCGCCCGACGGCTCGCTGCTGGAAAAGGCCGGCGCCGTGCGCGACGGCGGCTCCTACGAGGACCGCATGGGCGGCGTCGCGTGCTGGAACGCCGTGATGGACGAGAACGACTACATGGTCCGCAAGTGGAACGAGTTCATCGCAGCGTAA
- a CDS encoding ABC transporter ATP-binding protein: MATPAALELVAVTKRYDTTLAVDTVNLKIPAGTYCCLLGPSGCGKTSTLRMIAGHEAVSEGDIILGPQNVTDLEPAKRGTAMMFQSYALFPHLTVLDNVAFALKMRGIDRVTRHKRAGELLELVAMTPYAARLPAQLSGGQQQRVALARALITEPQILLLDEPLSALDPFLRVKMRGELKRLQRELGISFVQVTHGQEEAMALADHIVVMNQGRIEQQGSARDIFHHPRTEFVARFIGGHNVLSDAGKLIAVRADQLGIVPFTDGAFGAPALLTQTEYQGSYIAVSLTLEDGTALFSHLPEAAFDVHQFRPGDRVLAIWDPAKAQRLQ, translated from the coding sequence ATGGCCACTCCCGCCGCCCTCGAACTGGTCGCCGTCACCAAGCGCTACGACACGACGCTGGCGGTCGACACCGTCAATTTGAAGATCCCGGCCGGCACCTATTGCTGCCTGCTCGGCCCCTCCGGCTGCGGCAAAACCTCGACCTTGCGCATGATCGCCGGCCACGAGGCGGTCAGCGAAGGCGACATCATCCTGGGCCCGCAGAACGTCACCGATCTCGAACCCGCCAAACGCGGCACGGCGATGATGTTCCAGTCCTACGCGCTGTTTCCGCACCTCACCGTGCTCGACAACGTGGCGTTTGCCCTGAAAATGCGCGGCATCGACCGGGTGACGCGGCACAAGCGCGCCGGCGAGTTGCTCGAGCTGGTCGCGATGACGCCCTACGCGGCCCGCCTCCCCGCGCAACTCTCCGGCGGCCAGCAGCAGCGCGTCGCGCTCGCCCGCGCGCTGATCACCGAGCCGCAGATCCTGTTGCTCGACGAGCCGCTCTCTGCGCTCGATCCGTTCCTGCGGGTGAAGATGCGGGGCGAATTGAAGCGGCTGCAGCGCGAGCTCGGCATCAGCTTCGTTCAGGTCACGCACGGCCAGGAAGAGGCGATGGCGCTCGCCGACCACATCGTGGTGATGAACCAGGGCAGAATCGAGCAGCAGGGAAGTGCCCGCGACATCTTCCATCATCCCCGCACCGAATTCGTGGCGCGCTTCATCGGCGGTCACAACGTCCTCAGCGACGCAGGCAAACTCATCGCCGTGCGCGCCGATCAGCTCGGCATCGTGCCGTTCACTGACGGTGCCTTCGGCGCGCCGGCGCTGCTGACCCAGACCGAGTACCAGGGCTCCTACATCGCCGTCTCGCTCACGCTCGAAGACGGGACCGCCCTGTTCTCCCACCTTCCCGAGGCCGCCTTCGACGTCCACCAGTTCCGGCCGGGCGATCGCGTGCTGGCCATTTGGGATCCCGCCAAGGCGCAACGTCTGCAATAG
- a CDS encoding GntR family transcriptional regulator has product MAAKSRPKSDAPDASDRVSRIREGVTAAILEHRLLPGTKLGEDEIGEIYGTSRTLVRTALQQLAHEGIVNIEKNRGAFVARPTPADAREVFEARRLIEPTIVDHAVDAVSPAWIGRLQRHLAEEREAELRGDARALVRLSGDFHRLVAEMSGHSIYLGFLKELIARSSLIILLYRRHDTPACGTDHHAGIVAAIRKGDREAARAQMLSHLNEIEAELFLKDPAADELRLADVLGD; this is encoded by the coding sequence ATGGCCGCCAAGTCCCGACCGAAATCCGACGCGCCAGATGCGAGCGATCGCGTCAGCCGCATCCGGGAAGGCGTGACTGCGGCGATCCTCGAGCATCGCCTGCTGCCCGGCACGAAACTCGGTGAGGACGAGATCGGCGAGATCTACGGCACAAGCCGAACGCTGGTTCGCACCGCGCTGCAACAGCTCGCCCATGAGGGCATCGTCAACATCGAGAAGAACCGCGGCGCCTTCGTCGCGCGGCCGACGCCTGCGGACGCCCGCGAAGTGTTCGAGGCGCGCCGCCTGATCGAGCCGACGATCGTCGATCACGCCGTTGACGCGGTGTCGCCGGCCTGGATCGGGCGTCTCCAGCGGCATCTTGCCGAAGAGCGCGAGGCGGAGCTGCGTGGCGACGCGCGTGCTTTGGTCCGCCTCTCCGGTGACTTCCATCGACTCGTCGCCGAGATGAGTGGCCACAGCATCTATCTCGGTTTTCTCAAGGAGCTGATTGCGCGCTCCTCGCTGATCATCCTGCTCTACCGCCGGCACGACACGCCGGCCTGCGGCACCGATCATCACGCCGGGATCGTCGCCGCGATCCGCAAAGGCGACAGGGAGGCCGCGCGCGCGCAGATGTTGTCGCATCTGAACGAGATCGAGGCCGAGCTGTTCCTGAAGGATCCCGCCGCCGACGAGTTGCGGCTCGCGGATGTGCTCGGGGACTGA
- a CDS encoding ABC transporter permease, with amino-acid sequence MDTSEDILQQVSPDLVRGSETARRSKAARLSPSFISWLQAGPMMLVFLAFFLIPLVFVVIVSFWDYNEYQLLPAFSGRGYTDTFEGCIAQLPDLCTIAKTYLKTLKLCFLVWVITLFIGFWVAYFLAFHVKSKTWQMGLSLLCTIPFWTSNVIRMIAWIPLLGRNGLVNSGLVKTGLINHPVEWLLFSEFSVVLALVHLFTFFMVVPIFNSMVRIDKSLIEAAYDAGATGFQTLVNVIIPLAKPGIVIGSIFVITIVMGDFITIGVMGGQQIAAAGKIIETRVNALQFPAAAANAVILLVITFLIITMMSRIVDIKKEL; translated from the coding sequence ATGGACACGTCGGAGGACATTTTGCAACAGGTATCCCCGGACCTGGTCCGGGGATCGGAGACGGCGCGCCGCAGCAAAGCGGCGCGGCTGTCGCCCTCCTTCATCTCCTGGCTCCAGGCCGGGCCGATGATGCTGGTGTTCCTCGCCTTCTTCCTGATCCCGCTCGTCTTCGTCGTCATCGTCTCGTTCTGGGATTACAACGAATACCAGTTGCTGCCGGCCTTCTCGGGCCGCGGCTACACCGACACGTTCGAGGGCTGCATCGCGCAGCTTCCCGATCTCTGCACGATCGCCAAGACTTATCTGAAGACGCTGAAGCTTTGTTTCCTCGTATGGGTCATCACCCTCTTCATCGGCTTCTGGGTCGCCTACTTCCTCGCCTTCCACGTCAAGTCGAAGACCTGGCAGATGGGACTGTCGCTACTCTGTACGATCCCGTTCTGGACCTCCAACGTGATCCGCATGATTGCCTGGATCCCGCTGCTCGGGCGCAATGGCCTTGTCAACTCAGGCTTGGTGAAGACGGGGCTGATCAACCATCCCGTTGAATGGCTGCTGTTCTCCGAGTTCTCCGTGGTGCTGGCGCTGGTGCACCTTTTCACCTTCTTCATGGTGGTGCCGATCTTCAATTCGATGGTGCGCATCGACAAATCGCTGATCGAGGCCGCCTATGACGCCGGCGCGACCGGCTTCCAGACGCTCGTCAACGTCATCATCCCGCTCGCCAAGCCCGGCATCGTGATCGGCTCGATCTTCGTCATCACCATCGTGATGGGCGATTTCATCACCATCGGCGTCATGGGCGGGCAGCAGATCGCGGCCGCCGGCAAGATTATCGAAACGCGGGTGAACGCGCTGCAATTCCCGGCCGCCGCCGCCAACGCCGTGATCCTGCTCGTCATCACGTTCCTGATCATCACCATGATGTCGCGCATCGTCGACATCAAGAAGGAGCTCTAG